Proteins from one Erythrolamprus reginae isolate rEryReg1 chromosome 6, rEryReg1.hap1, whole genome shotgun sequence genomic window:
- the LOC139168935 gene encoding polycystin family receptor for egg jelly-like: MHWPELLLVLLGCVGQCTKATPPHVWPPPLQVTCSNARHRVYQKHDTELSLSCLWDGQVDLKYSRMPEGTPEIERGEPDTQPLLPSSSPPPPLPPPHCQWYQDATLVMQTKEWSGQLVLSRGPDGERPYSSRALTRIVMRCVSALCGQPPCAHHNFSVEISRQDVHLFLLSPQSLPIWEWQPVTVGWCARLKSSPWSYRLKSEGGSPAGRLTPSNQHSEPFASSRGLPAPLPRVCEVYYHYYVTVRYPQRGDYTVLLELENGPPVSLNLSIQVQPALLHVFSASSALLSRTQRSLALSWSLRPLSSSITAYTLEDLQGWEDWSLSYKYNPFALPRNFCTPSISPVSGKKTISRIYFRTNTKFSEMLSGHFNFSNDALVFQGGSAGPISIRLKPQKVKMGTYFFSQDSGLWYSTLEGSGSSSLHHLFFQQVALSTLVSIEFVEVQWFRFSLHLYLNRKEDLFKSLAEEEMEVHVFSGHSPDKNFVYVVWFIPVPHPYLQCDWAFHLQLFHSGKEHLLWNKTYTYEDRVNNAVRFLPHSAFSFRPTQYAGFVAEVDCRQNGLARAVLTATLGTYASKVMEPAVPCQKMYCRKLAIVIHKPNPLEPLLRCERETPIILQATAGAKCRTHPDLDFLWKIYNLSTAWSVPDWPNPLALPEGVNARGSVLHIPENALSYGFYHVNLTMSVHLPAENITFVRTDSVYLQILESGLRAIIAGGLFRIVGISDQWSLDGSLSSDVDSMVPLDRIRFHWFCSKRESDYLAMKLGPGQKCHSEQRDLYWTYSKEPVQVVEPKTLQENTTYYFKLVARKQKRSAAAFQTIQVLAGSGPLLRITCLENCEQGIKATERFIVYGKCLNCGEAHLVYSWSLLSADSKEIYFDWASKTTTGRTSRYLRINSLAFSSMAGQLYLLKLNVSKRGVQLAVGSYSFYVHIPPQTGKCFVEPREGIALLTKFTFQCSGFDGMKGPLLYRVIARPDLAQIANVSSLQNNTLGTIVYLGHQQKTPPLFLPSGTPSEKYALNILIQVYDTDDVFSQTSIQATVFESRTSKPTDLILNELYHLAGQLNSSVSIFRDARDYFHAGFVIYAVASELNNIEMSPSFYHSKTELREMLLNETVRFPMTETGILNQIISSICQITQNANEVSRKSQRTVVRILQKASEALKRHRDSDLGSREAEVLAGGIFTSLSNVLRASLSNPKNGPMNTIKEIVSVSELLADIILQGRVPSEDHVNMEAKGWSIRLWKEEKRDVFRTVSERRSCKNCFYPKVKLESQPELAADAPISVVHYVFEENPFPWLRKAVDNHTVVMGFKVTGAKANGEVIGVTPEVAEVIMDRKDKDPVAFNLSIGLDKKRVATAGGFSIEVNRSSPDIYVQILCHRNITFNVSIYLGLNLSSPPLVSYMASSDKPPTLRKRGGNIECAIEAPYILCLPRALFWSESVSKQNISVVLRSPPVFRKQTTKIVRIVVFTASCRDLGHLPNFELSEGTCRLGPQTSLSKLHCVCGANPRMTRHRLAKSSQPKVKFVGGTFVIYPNALDLKKALSASFDTNPVTVLTVFFIFAGYIFCSSWAIIKDKEDMRRKNKIFVLPDNDPYHRMHYLVTIYTGSRLGSGTTADVFLELIGKDGYSDVHRMKHPKFPTQYRGAVDTFLFATRYDIGDIYCIHIWHNNTGSSPNWYLSRVKVFNVDTQRSWLFICRKWLGLGKADGKIERYIFSSTLKTRLEKMDFFLIHLARDLEDNHLWFSIFSQVVTGTFNRHQRVSCCLAMMLSTLLLNIMFFSGEEEKILSLKFRIVRSMYIGAFSALCCVPLQLTMTILFRYSMEKPSDDKDEVPDYSPSSSETSEEEEESSSSSTTDEEEEAKAGASTTVVAEKEIPKINTRKRMILLIKMFTRKPQFAWWWRYVAWVIVFFMSFVSSTLIILYGLTYGYSTSTEWFIASMTSFFESVLLLQTLKMALMSGVSTISIKYCKHISWLAAEQYQKMKLLRVNIDHKDVRRIHHELVRIRQTREYEPLEEDEVLILRKKVQAQHLAFVFIKDIICHLIFTFFILAVVYSTPPTILFYHNKVIHDKFNLGLSKVTKLEDIYSWMSDTFVPLIHNNFHPTYLSDSWSKILGLPRMRQVRGLHLERPCFPPRHFANNYLIGQRSCHNFARDPEDQKHYLGSWNKPINMSVSKHVANFQGFTYQSDIDQWEYRSYGVVSSYGPGGYSFYFFPGEQRPNTTIRLEGLQSNKWLDKRTRALIFELTTFTPDVELYCSITVIFEFSYFGIISSTLSVHSYKLSKFRYENPSRLLSYVFIVYILIFYLADEFHMLRQEQISYLKQATNLNNFAIKNICMFFILLIALKYKMAFTLLDFYLLNPEEFVPFHVVSQIDQLYVMVSGILGFLLVLKPYRYFRFLYKVRLAEQTMSVAFPVFLNLTALAVLLFCTFMSFGYLIFGQHEWAFSTWVYSLQTVVSYCCSGMKQMDLQSRWWLALLFQMSFLLTVMFIFVNLWRSLLISTYTSIKQAVYEQHSDEAEAINFLYLKIRSMWRNLNRQPDSGDDYINVAIFGKSVVKDSQKPGLKYSKIQGKKMVSLTV; encoded by the coding sequence ATGCATTGGCCAGAGCTGCTGCTGGTTCTGCTGGGGTGCGTTGGTCAGTGTACAAAAGCCACACCGCCTCACGTTTGGCCTCCCCCTTTGCAGGTGACCTGCTCAAACGCTCGGCACCGCGTCTACCAGAAGCACGACACTGAACTGAGCCTCTCCTGCCTCTGGGATGGGCAGGTTGACCTGAAGTATTCCAGGATGCCCGAAGGGACGCCAGAGATCGAGAGAGGAGAGCCAGATACCCAAccacttcttccttcttcttctcctcctcctcctctccctcctcctcactgtcagTGGTACCAGGACGCCACCTTGGTCATGCAAACCAAGGAATGGTCAGGGCAACTTGTGTTGAGCAGAGGCCCGGATGGAGAAAGGCCCTACTCATCCCGGGCTCTGACTCGGATCGTAATGCGGTGTGTGTCGGCCCTGTGTGGTCAGCCTCCCTGCGCTCACCACAACTTCAGCGTCGAGATTTCCAGGCAAGACGtccacctcttcctcctttcaCCGCAGAGCCTTCCTATCTGGGAATGGCAGCCCGTGACGGTAGGCTGGTGCGCACGCCTTAAAAGTTCCCCCTGGAGCTACCGCTTGAAGAGTGAAGGGGGCAGCCCTGCAGGCCGCCTCACTCCGAGCAACCAACACAGCGAACCCTTTGCCTCCTCTCGGGGCCTCCCCGCACCGTTGCCCCGTGTCTGCGAAGTCTACTACCACTACTACGTCACCGTGCGTTATCCCCAGCGTGGAGACTATACTGTCTTGCTAGAACTAGAGAACGGGCCTCCCGTCAGCCTTAACCTGAGCATCCAGGTGCAGCCTGCTCTTCTCCATGTCTTCAGTGCTTCTTCTGCCCTGCTTAGCCGAACGCAGAGGTCTCTTGCCCTCTCCTGGAGTCTCCGGCCTCTAAGCTCCAGCATAACGGCTTACACACTGGAGGACCTGCAAGGATGGGAGGATTGGTCTCTCTCCTACAAATACAATCCTTTTGCTCTGCCAAGGAATTTCTGCACTCCGTCCATCTCGCCCGTGTCTGGGAAGAAGACGATCTCCAGAATCTACTTCCGCACCAACACAAAGTTCTCTGAGATGCTGAGCGGACACTTCAATTTCTCTAACGACGCTTTGGTTTTCCAAGGAGGCAGCGCCGGTCCGATTTCCATCAGGCTGAAACCACAGAAAGTCAAAATGGGGACGTACTTTTTTAGCCAGGATTCTGGGCTCTGGTATTCCACCCTAGAAGGCAGTGGGTCCTCCAGTCTCCACCACCTCTTCTTCCAACAAGTGGCCCTTTCTACCCTGGTTTCTATTGAATTTGTGGAGGTGCAATGGTTCCGGTTCAGCCTGCATTTATACCTGAACCGAAAGGAGGACCTGTTCAAATCCTTGGCTGAGGAAGAGATGGAAGTCCACGTTTTCAGTGGACATTCTCCCGATAAAAACTTTGTCTATGTTGTGTGGTTTATTCCGGTGCCGCACCCCTACTTGCAGTGCGACTGGGCTTTCCATCTGCAGCTTTTTCATTCCGGCAAGGAACACCTCCTTTGGAATAAGACATACACGTATGAGGACCGTGTTAACAATGCCGTTCGCTTCCTTCCTCattctgccttctctttcagACCCACACAGTACGCAGGCTTTGTAGCGGAAGTGGACTGCAGGCAAAATGGACTCGCACGAGCTGTTTTAACAGCCACTCTTGGGACTTACGCTTCCAAGGTGATGGAGCCGGCTGTGCCCTGCCAGAAAATGTACTGCCGTAAACTGGCCATTGTAATCCATAaacccaaccctttggaacctcTGCTGCGTTGTGAGAGAGAGACACCCATCATTTTGCAAGCAACGGCCGGAGCGAAATGCAGGACGCATCCAGATCTTGATTTTCTTTGGAAAATATACAATCTCAGCACCGCGTGGTCGGTTCCAGATTGGCCAAATCCTCTCGCACTCCCCGAAGGGGTGAACGCAAGGGGCAGCGTGTTGCACATACCTGAAAACGCCCTGTCGTATGGCTTCTATCATGTCAATTTGACCATGAGTGTGCATCTACCTGCAGAAAACATAACATTCGTTCGGACTGATTCGGTTTACCTCCAAATTCTAGAAAGTGGGTTAAGGGCAATTATAGCCGGAGGCCTCTTCCGAATTGTTGGAATTTCTGATCAGTGGTCCTTGGATGGATCTCTATCGTCGGATGTAGATTCTATGGTGCCTCTGGATAGAATTCGGTTTCACTGGTTCTGCAGCAAACGGGAATCAGACTATTTGGCTATGAAGCTAGGTCCAGGTCAGAAATGCCACTCGGAACAACGTGATCTGTACTGGACCTACTCAAAAGAGCCGGTACAAGTCGTGGAACCGAAGACCCTTCAAGAAAACACAACGTATTATTTTAAGCTGGTGGCTCGCAAGCAAAAGCGATCTGCCGCCGCGTTTCAAACCATTCAGGTCCTTGCTGGTTCTGGGCCTCTGCTGCGTATCACCTGTTTGGAAAACTGCGAGCAAGGCATTAAAGCCACAGAAAGATTTATTGTGTACGGGAAGTGTCTAAACTGCGGGGAAGCCCACCTGGTTTACTCTTGGAGCCTCCTTTCAGCAGATTCCAAGGAAATATATTTCGACTGGGCTTCCAAAACTACCACTGGAAGAACAAGTCGGTATCTGCGTATTAATTCTTTGGCCTTTAGCTCCATGGCTGGCCAGTTGTATCTCCTTAAACTGAATGTAAGTAAGCGGGGAGTCCAGTTGGCTGTGGGTAGCTACTCCTTTTACGTCCACATCCCCCCTCAGACTGGAAAGTGTTTTGTCGAACCGAGGGAAGGCATTGCGCTGTTGACAAAATTCACATTTCAGTGCTCTGGATTTGATGGCATGAAAGGGCCTCTCCTCTACAGAGTCATTGCCCGTCCTGATCTGGCCCAAATAGCTAATGTGTCGTCTTTGCAAAATAATACTCTTGGAACCATAGTTTATCTTGGCCATCAGCAGAAGACCCCCCCCTTGTTTCTTCCCAGCGGGACACCGTCTGAAAAATATGCTCTGAACATACTTATTCAAGTCTACGACACCGACGATGTTTTTTCTCAAACCAGCATACAGGCGACGGTATTCGAATCAAGGACCAGCAAGCCGACGGATCTGATTCTCAATGAACTGTATCACCTAGCCGGACAGCTCAACAGCTCTGTCTCCATCTTTCGTGATGCCAGAGATTACTTTCACGCGGGCTTCGTTATCTATGCGGTGGCTTCTGAATTAAATAACATTGAGATGTCGCCCAGTTTTTACCATTCTAAAACTGAGCTAAGGGAAATGCTACTGAACGAAACTGTGCGGTTTCCCATGACCGAGACAGGGATACTAAACCAAATCATCTCCAGCATTTGtcaaataacacagaatgcaaaCGAGGTCAGTAGGAAATCCCAGCGGACGGTGGTCCGAATCCTCCAAAAGGCCAGCGAAGCCCTGAAAAGGCACAGGGACAGTGATCTCGGCTCTCGAGAAGCTGAGGTCCTTGCTGGTGGCATTTTTACCAGCTTGTCCAATGTGTTAAGAGCTTCCCTCTCAAACCCCAAGAACGGGCCTATGAACACCATCAAGGAAATCGTTTCTGTGTCAGAGTTACTGGCGGATATAATTTTGCAAGGCAGAGTCCCTAGCGAAGACCACGTTAACATGGAAGCCAAAGGCTGGTCCATCCGTTTATGGAAGGAGGAAAAACGGGACGTTTTCAGGACTGTCTCCGAGAGAAGGTCTTGTAAGAACTGTTTTTATCCTAAAGTGAAGTTGGAAAGCCAGCCGGAGTTAGCCGCGGACGCTCCGATTTCTGTGGTCCATTATGTATTTGAAGAGAACCCTTTCCCCTGGCTGAGGAAGGCGGTGGATAATCACACGGTCGTGATGGGTTTCAAAGTGACTGGCGCCAAAGCCAACGGTGAGGTCATTGGGGTCACCCCTGAAGTGGCCGAAGTGATCATGGATAGAAAAGATAAGGACCCCGTCGCATTTAATCTGTCGATAGGGCTGGATAAAAAGCGCGTGGCAACAGCGGGTGGGTTTAGCATAGAGGTCAATAGAAGCTCTCCAGACATATATGTCCAGATTTTGTGCCATAGGAACATCACTTTCAATGTCTCCATCTACCTGGGGCTCAATTTAAGTTCCCCTCCACTTGTGTCTTACATGGCTTCCTCTGATAAGCCTCCTACCCTGCGGAAAAGGGGGGGCAATATTGAATGTGCAATTGAGGCTCCCTATATCCTTTGCCTTCCACGGGCATTGTTCTGGTCTGAGTCTGTGAGCAAGCAGAATATTTCAGTGGTCCTAAGATCTCCACCTGTATTTAGAAAGCAGACCACCAAGATAGTTCGCATTGTGGTCTTTACCGCCAGCTGCCGAGATCTGGGTCACCTCCCAAACTTCGAACTGTCCGAAGGGACCTGCCGCCTTGGGCCTCAGACCAGCTTGTCCAAACTGCACTGTGTCTGCGGAGCAAACCCCAGAATGACTCGGCACCGATTAGCCAAATCTTCACAACCTAAAGTCAAATTTGTAGGAGGCACATTCGTTATTTACCCCAATGCTTTGGACCTCAAGAAAGCGCTCTCGGCAAGTTTCGACACCAATCCAGTGACGGTTTTGACTGTGTTTTTCATTTTTGCCGGCTACATCTTCTGTTCATCCTGGGCCAtcattaaagataaagaagacatGAGGAGAAAGAACAAAATCTTCGTCTTGCCAGATAACGATCCTTACCACAGAATGCATTATTTGGTCACCATCTATACCGGAAGTCGCTTGGGATCCGGAACCACGGCCGACGTTTTCCTCGAATTGATTGGGAAGGATGGCTACAGCGACGTGCATCGTATGAAGCACCCCAAATTCCCAACCCAGTATCGTGGAGCCGTGGATACTTTTCTTTTCGCTACAAGGTACGACATAGGGGATATTTATTGCATTCACATCTGGCACAATAATACCGGCTCTTCCCCAAACTGGTACTTAAGCAGAGTCAAAGTATTTAATGTGGACACTCAGCGGTCGTGGCTGTTTATCTGCAGGAAGTGGTTAGGCCTCGGCAAGGCGGATGGCAAAATAGAAAGATACATTTTTTCCTCGACTCTAAAAACGAGGTTAGAGAAAATGGACTTCTTCCTGATACACCTGGCTAGAGACTTAGAAGACAACCATCTCTGGTTCTCCATATTTTCCCAAGTGGTCACTGGCACTTTCAACAGGCACCAGAGAGTTTCTTGTTGCCTGGCTATGATGCTTTCCACTTTGCTCCTGAACATCATGTTCTTCAGTGGTGAGGAAGAAAAAATCCTCTCCTTAAAATTCCGGATTGTGAGGTCCATGTACATCGGTGCGTTCAGTGCTCTCTGTTGTGTCCCTCTGCAGCTAACGATGACCATCCTATTTAGATACTCCATGGAAAAACCTTCCGATGACAAGGACGAGGTGCCTGACTATAGTCCTTCGTCTTCAGAAACaagcgaggaagaggaggaaagttcCTCATCGTCCACTactgatgaagaagaggaggccaAAGCAGGTGCTAGCACAACTGTCGTCGCAGAAAAGGAGATCCCTAAAATTAACACGAGGAAAAGGATGATTCTGCTGATCAAGATGTTTACTCGAAAGCCGCAGTTTGCCTGGTGGTGGAGATACGTGGCGTGGGTCATTGTTTTTTTCATGTCTTTCGTCTCTTCCACCTTAATCATCTTATATGGCCTCACGTACGGCTATAGCACCTCCACGGAATGGTTCATAGCCTCCATGACATCGTTTTTTGAGAGTGTCCTCCTACTGCAAACCCTAAAGATGGCCCTCATGTCTGGGGTCAGCACCATCAGCATTAAGTACTGCAAGCACATCTCCTGGCTGGCGGCAGAGCAGTATCAGAAGATGAAGCTGCTCAGAGTGAACATAGATCATAAGGATGTCCGAAGGATTCACCACGAACTGGTCAGGATCAGGCAGACCAGAGAATATGAGCCTTTGGAAGAGGACGAAGTCCTCATCTTAAGGAAGAAAGTCCAGGCTCAACACCTAGCGTTCGTTTTCATCAAGGACATCATTTGTCACCTCATCTTTACCTTCTTTATCCTAGCCGTGGTTTACTCTACTCCACCCaccattttattttatcataATAAAGTGATCCACGATAAATTTAATCTCGGTCTGTCCAAAGTAACAAAACTTGAAGACATTTACAGTTGGATGAGTGACACTTTTGTGCCGTTGATACACAACAACTTTCATCCCACCTACCTTTCGGATTCGTGGTCCAAAATTCTTGGTTTGCCCAGAATGAGACAAGTCAGAGGTCTACATCTTGAAAGGCCTTGCTTTCCCCCGAGACACTTCGCAAACAATTACTTGATCGGTCAGAGATCCTGTCATAACTTCGCTAGGGATCCAGAAGATCAAAAGCACTACCTTGGGTCCTGGAACAAGCCGATCAACATGTCCGTCTCCAAACACGTTGCCAATTTTCAAGGGTTCACATATCAGTCCGATATTGATCAATGGGAATATAGGTCTTACGGTGTGGTAAGTTCATATGGCCCAGGGGGATACTCGTTTTATTTTTTCCCAGGAGAACAACGACCAAACACGACAATAAGATTGGAAGGTTTGCAAAGCAATAAATGGCTTGACAAACGAACCCGGGCCCTGATTTTTGAGTTGACCACCTTTACTCCGGATGTAGAACTATACTGCAGTATCACGGTCATTTTTGAATTTAGCTACTTTGGCATCATTAGTTCAACTTTGTCAGTTCATTCCTATAAGCTCTCTAAATTCCGGTATGAAAACCCCTCGCGGTTGTTAAGTTATGTATTCATTGTTTACATCCTCATCTTCTACTTAGCGGATGAATTTCATATGTTACGTCAAGAACAGATAAGTTATCTCAAACAAGCGACCAATTTAAATAATTTCGCCATAAAGAACATCTGTATGTTTTTTATACTACTCATTGCCTTGAAATACAAGATGGCATTTACCTTGCTGGACTTTTATCTGCTTAATCCAGAAGAATTTGTCCCCTTCCACGTTGTTTCTCAAATTGACCAGCTCTACGTGATGGTGTCAGGTATTTTAGGTTTTCTCCTGGTGCTGAAACCGTACCGATATTTCAGGTTCTTGTACAAAGTGCGCCTTGCAGAACAAACCATGTCTGTCGCCTTCCCTGTTTTTCTTAATTTGACAGCCCTCGCCGTCCTGTTGTTTTGCACGTTCATGTCCTTTGGCTATCTCATATTTGGTCAGCATGAGTGGGCCTTCAGTACCTGGGTATACTCTCTGCAGACCGTCGTTTCCTATTGCTGTTCAGGAATGAAGCAGATGGATCTTCAATCGAGATGGTGGCTCGCCCTACTTTTCCAGATGTCATTCCTGTTGACGGTCATGTTCATCTTCGTCAATTTATGGAGAAGCCTGTTAATATCAACGTACACGTCAATCAAGCAGGCCGTTTACGAGCAACATTCGGATGAAGCCGAAGCCATAAACTTTTTGTATTTGAAGATCCGAAGCATGTGGCGCAATTTAAACCGTCAACCAGACTCTGGAGACGATTACATCAATGTTGCAATATTTGGCAAATCGGTAGTTAAGGATAGCCAAAAGCCAGGGCTGAAATACAGTAAAATACAAGGCAAGAAAATGGTTTCTCTTACTGTTTGA